In the genome of Streptococcus mitis, one region contains:
- a CDS encoding 30S ribosomal protein S15, with product MAKEPWQEDIYENQEETRTQRHNREQGGGVIANRILTILASIFFVIVVVMIIVLIYLSSGGSNRTAALKDFHDSDANVVQISSSSSSEQASSSSEEKVEESSSSSEHPTDPEGTTKVLAGEGEAAIAARAGISIAQLEALNPSHMATGSWFANPGDVIKIK from the coding sequence TGAAAATCAAGAGGAAACAAGAACACAACGTCATAATCGAGAACAAGGTGGAGGAGTCATTGCTAATCGTATCTTAACTATTTTAGCAAGTATTTTCTTTGTGATTGTAGTTGTGATGATTATTGTTCTGATCTATCTTTCATCGGGTGGGAGTAATCGCACAGCAGCCTTGAAAGATTTTCATGATTCTGATGCAAATGTAGTACAGATTTCATCTTCTAGTAGTTCAGAGCAGGCATCTTCTAGTTCAGAGGAAAAGGTAGAAGAGTCATCTAGTAGTTCAGAACATCCAACTGATCCAGAAGGAACGACAAAAGTGTTAGCAGGAGAAGGGGAAGCAGCCATTGCAGCTCGTGCAGGTATCTCGATTGCTCAGTTGGAAGCCTTAAATCCTAGTCATATGGCTACAGGCTCTTGGTTTGCTAATCCAGGTGATGTTATAAAAATAAAATAG
- a CDS encoding cytidylate kinase, with amino-acid sequence MKTIQIAIDGPASSGKSTVAKIIAKDFGYTYLDTGAMYRAATYMALRNQLGVEQVEELLDLLDQHPISFGRSETGEQLVFVGDVDITHPIRENEVTNHVSAIAAIPEIREKLVSLQQEIAQQGGIVMDGRDIGTVVLPQAELKIFLVASVDERAERRYKENISKGIETDLETLKEEIAARDYKDSHRETSPLKQAEDAVYLDTTGLNIQEVVEKIKAEAEKRM; translated from the coding sequence ATGAAAACAATTCAAATTGCTATTGACGGTCCTGCTTCAAGTGGTAAGAGTACAGTCGCAAAGATTATTGCTAAGGATTTTGGTTATACCTACCTTGATACAGGTGCTATGTATCGTGCCGCGACTTATATGGCTCTCAGGAACCAATTAGGAGTTGAACAAGTTGAAGAACTCTTAGACTTATTGGACCAGCATCCAATCAGCTTTGGGCGTTCAGAAACTGGAGAACAGCTTGTCTTTGTAGGAGATGTGGATATTACTCATCCTATCCGTGAAAATGAAGTGACAAATCATGTCTCTGCTATTGCGGCAATTCCTGAAATTCGTGAGAAACTAGTTTCTCTCCAACAAGAAATCGCCCAGCAAGGTGGGATTGTTATGGACGGTCGCGATATTGGCACGGTTGTATTGCCACAAGCAGAATTGAAAATTTTCCTAGTAGCTTCTGTTGATGAAAGAGCAGAGCGCCGTTATAAGGAAAATATCTCTAAGGGAATTGAGACAGACCTTGAAACCCTAAAAGAGGAAATTGCTGCGCGTGACTACAAGGATAGTCATCGTGAGACTTCACCTCTCAAACAAGCAGAGGACGCAGTTTACCTTGATACAACTGGTTTAAACATTCAAGAAGTAGTTGAAAAAATCAAAGCAGAAGCTGAAAAAAGAATGTAA
- a CDS encoding protein PhnA translates to MNNLPNCPQCNSEYVYEDGALLVCPECAHEWNPAEVAEVEEGLVAIDANGNKLADGDTVTLIKDLKVKGAPKDLKQGTRVKNIRIVEGDHNIDCKIDGFGAMKLKSEFVKKI, encoded by the coding sequence ATGAACAACCTACCAAATTGCCCACAATGTAACTCAGAGTATGTCTACGAAGACGGTGCCCTACTGGTTTGCCCAGAGTGTGCTCATGAGTGGAATCCTGCTGAAGTTGCAGAAGTAGAAGAAGGTCTTGTCGCTATCGATGCCAACGGAAATAAATTGGCTGACGGTGATACAGTAACTCTCATCAAGGACTTGAAAGTAAAAGGTGCGCCAAAAGATTTGAAACAAGGGACGCGCGTGAAAAATATCCGCATCGTAGAAGGCGACCACAATATCGACTGTAAAATCGATGGCTTTGGCGCTATGAAACTTAAATCAGAGTTTGTGAAGAAAATTTAA